Below is a window of Syntrophomonas wolfei subsp. wolfei str. Goettingen G311 DNA.
AAACCCGCGGTTATAGATATTCCTTTGGCACAGAAGCGTGATTAATATTACTTCCTTAATTCCATTTCCCACTCGTTTTTGGCATCTACTTTCATTGTTACCTGGTAACCGCTGGAGCGAGCCAGCTTGCTTACATTTTCCTTGGAAACGCTGCTGGTTCCGATCACCAGTAATTCCTTTACTCCCTGATCCAGAATTTTCTTGGTTTTTATCACCGGCATGGGACAGCTCAAACCTCTGACATCCACCTTTTCCATTTTCCCTGTCCCCCCTTAATCTTCCTGGAAGGCAAAGCCAATGGCTGCCACTACGATTATTCCGACAATGCAGGCGAGCTGCCCGTAAATCCCCGGGCCTCCGGGACTAGCCGCCACCCCGGCCGCTGCCGCTTTCATGGCTCCGGACGCCAACATGAAGTTATGACAAAAGGCAGCGCCAACAATCATACCTACCACAACCGCAGCTGCATCGGTATCTCCCTCTCCGGACAGAATCAATTGTCGCAAAGGACAGCCGCCCAATAGGGTAGCCGTCATTCCCACCAGGTAAAGCCCAAGGAAATTCCATAAGTGCATGGTATGAGCCACCGGCTGTGGAGCAAAACCAGTTTTGAAGAAACCCAAAGCTATATTTAAAAGCAGGGCACCTATAAATATACCGATAAAGCCCAGTAAGAGGGTATTATCCCGGATCAGCATAAAGTCTCTGATTCCACCGCTCAAGCAGAGACGAACCCGCTGGGCCAGTATCCCCACTAAAAGCCCGGCGCCCAGGCTGAAAGCCAGCGGAGCATACATACTGCCTGGTCCTTCGGCACTGAAGAACAAGGGTCCCCCTGCATCGGGATTGAAGACCGTGGCCTTTAATAATAGAAATAAGAAAAAGGCCATAATAAGGGGAAGGACAAGTCCTCCTGCTTGAGAATGGCTATATTCAGCCCGTCCCAGGTTGAAACCTCTTTTCAAAAAGAAAACTCCCGTTCCCACTCCAAAAATAAAACCGATAAAACCTACTACCGCGTTGTAATCTCCCCCGGCCATACGCAGTACATCCCGCAAGGGACAACCTAAAAATACCAGAGCTCCGATCATCATGAATACTCCCAGGATAAAGCGCACGAAAGTGGCCGAGCCTCCCCGGGATTTGAACTCCCCGGCAAAAAGAGAAGCCAGCAGAGCACCCAGAACCAACCCAATGATTTCCGGCCGCATGTATTGAACCACACCTGCACGGTGCAATCCAATCGCCCCAGCAATGTCCCGTTCAAAACAAGCGATACAGAAACCCATGTTGGGCGGATTCCCCAGTTTGACTAGAGTTACCGCAATAGCCCCAATTAGCAAACCAACCGTCAGTACATACCATTTTGTCCTATCCAAAACAATCTCTCTCCCTTCCAGTATAACCTATCGTTATACTTTTAATGTTATATAGTGATAATTCGCTATGCTATTAATTTTTCCTGCTTGGAGAGAAAATTTTTCGAAGATTTTGTTGGAAAAGCGAAAAAGGCCTGTCTCCCATGGCCTGGGGCCTCAACCACCGATGAAAAGTGAGTTAGTAGGCGTTTGAATAGTAAGATGTAGTAGGAAATAACTTAAACCCCTCACCACTTACTCCTCACTTTTCTTACTAATCACAATTGAACTATCATAAACAGCGGGCAAGAGGAATAAAGACGCAAAAAAGCACATTAAATTGTGCTTCTAAAAAGTCCTTCTCTGATTGTAAAATTATTTTAAAAACCTTTAATTATCTGTTGCATCACTTTCTGTTCTTATCGCAATGCCCTTAAAATCACAGGGCTCTCCTTCTCTGATTTCCCTCTGCCGCCGTCGGCAATAGCCAGCACCCATACAGTAGTTGCCCCCTTCAATACGAATAGCTCTACCACTGCTCAAGGCATAGGCAATTTTAGCCCGGGCTTCAACCAGTATCCTCTGAAAGGTAGGACGGGAAACTTGCATTCTTCTGGCGCAGTCCTCCTGCTCCAGGCGCAAATAATCCTTCAAGCGGATGGCCTCCAGTTCCTCCACTTTTATCTGTACTTCTTCCAAACGAGACAAAGGTATACCTGCTGGTTTGAAACACTCCACCCGGGGCATGTATTCAACTCGGCGACACCTGGGTTCCCGTGCCATCTCCTTCTCTCCTGTTCTTATCTATTTAGCCAGGCCATTTGGAGCCTTTGCTTGGTTTTGATTCTAGCCAGGTTTTGAACATATGTCAACGCAAGCAGGACTAAAGGAGGCTTAAGCCCAGAACCTCATATATAGGTAAATGGTGGAAAGGATAATAGATAATATCATCAGCGGAAAGCCCAGCTTCATGAAGTCTAAAAATCTTATAGTATTACCATATCTTTCTGCCAGGCCAGCCACAATCACATTGGCCGAAGCTCCTATCAGGGTACCGTTCCCCCCCAGGCATGAACCCAGGGCCAGAGACCACCACACCGATTCCATAGGCATCGCAGTCATTTCCCCGATGCTTTGTAAAAGAGGAATCATGGTGGCTACAAAGGGAATATTATCAACAAAAGCCGAACCAACCGCCGATGACCATAATACCAACATACCGGTTCTAAAGGGGTTGTCCCCAGTTATCGCCAGAGCTTCACGAGCGACTAGATCAATAACTCCATTGACCTCCAGTCCGCCCACTATCACAAAGAGCCCCGCAAAGAAAAATATGGTAGGCCATTCCACACTCAATAACGCTTCCTCCGGTTCTACTTTAGTCACCAGCAAAAGTAGGCCCGCACCAGCTAAAGCTATGGTGGCCGATTCCAAGTGCAAATATTGGTGCAAGATAAAACCTAGCATAGTCAAGCCCAATACC
It encodes the following:
- a CDS encoding sulfurtransferase TusA family protein; translation: MEKVDVRGLSCPMPVIKTKKILDQGVKELLVIGTSSVSKENVSKLARSSGYQVTMKVDAKNEWEMELRK
- the yedE gene encoding YedE family putative selenium transporter gives rise to the protein MDRTKWYVLTVGLLIGAIAVTLVKLGNPPNMGFCIACFERDIAGAIGLHRAGVVQYMRPEIIGLVLGALLASLFAGEFKSRGGSATFVRFILGVFMMIGALVFLGCPLRDVLRMAGGDYNAVVGFIGFIFGVGTGVFFLKRGFNLGRAEYSHSQAGGLVLPLIMAFFLFLLLKATVFNPDAGGPLFFSAEGPGSMYAPLAFSLGAGLLVGILAQRVRLCLSGGIRDFMLIRDNTLLLGFIGIFIGALLLNIALGFFKTGFAPQPVAHTMHLWNFLGLYLVGMTATLLGGCPLRQLILSGEGDTDAAAVVVGMIVGAAFCHNFMLASGAMKAAAAGVAASPGGPGIYGQLACIVGIIVVAAIGFAFQED
- a CDS encoding DUF134 domain-containing protein — translated: MAREPRCRRVEYMPRVECFKPAGIPLSRLEEVQIKVEELEAIRLKDYLRLEQEDCARRMQVSRPTFQRILVEARAKIAYALSSGRAIRIEGGNYCMGAGYCRRRQREIREGEPCDFKGIAIRTESDATDN